From a region of the Balaenoptera ricei isolate mBalRic1 chromosome 11, mBalRic1.hap2, whole genome shotgun sequence genome:
- the IQSEC1 gene encoding IQ motif and SEC7 domain-containing protein 1 isoform X3, translated as MLERKYGGRLVTRHAARTIQTAFRQYQMNKNFERLRSSMSENRMSRRIVLSNMRMQFSFEGPEKVRSSYFEGKQVSVTDKGAPLEALVPAECGDLGPPPALQAPAPAGDFADAITELEDAFSRQVKSLAESIDDALNCRSLHAEGAPVPDAGRTRDAEPSPALHGAEHRQLDEMTASYSDVTLYIDEEELSPPLPPRQAGRRPSSAESDLRLRPGGAAQDYWALAHKDDKGDTDTSCRSTPSLEPQEPRLRGEHLPLLTIEPPSDSSVDLSDRSDRSSLKRQSAYERGLGGPQGSPKHGPHGPPRGLPREEPEPRARAPRPLDGHLAINGSANRQSKSESDYSDGDNDSLNSTSNSNDTINCSSESSSRDSLREQTLSKQTYHKETRNSWDSPTFSNDVIRRRHYRIGLNLFNKKPEKGVQYLIERGFVPDTPVGVAHFLLQRKGLSRQMIGEFLGNRQKQFNRDVLDCVVDEMDFSAMELDEALRKFQAHIRVQGEAQKVERLIEAFSQRYCICNPGVVRQFRNPDTIFILAFAIILLNTDMYSPNVKPERKMKLEDFVKNLRGVDDGEDIPREMLIGIYERIRKRELKTNEDHVSQVQKVEKLIVGKKPIGSLHHGLGCVLSLPHRRLVCYCRLFEVPDPNKPQKLGLHQREIFLFNDLLVVTKIFQKKKNSVTYSFRQSFSLYGMQVLLFENQYYPNGIRLTSAVPGADIKVLINFNAPNPQDRKKFTDDLRESIAEVQEMEKHRIETELEKQKGVVRPSMSQCSSLKKEPGGGTLSRACLDDSYASGEGLKRSALSSSLRDLSEAVSALRATAAASAVLLSRGPEDRPRHLPGRELFQKGRSWRGTRRARGSARPPPPLSHHPGHQTSKSANRALC; from the exons ATGCTAGAACGGAAGTATGGGGGCCGCCTCGTGACCCGCCATGCGGCCCGCACCATCCAGACAGCCTTCCGCCAGTACCAGATGAACAAGAACTTCGAGCGGCTGCGCAGCTCCATGTCCGAGAACCGCATGTCGCGCCGCATCGTGCTGTCCAACATGAGGATGCAGTTCTCCTTCGAGGGGCCCGAGAAGGTGCGCAGCTCCTACTTCGAGGGCAAGCAGGTCTCAGTGACCGACAAGGGTGCCCCGCTGGAGGCCCTGGTGCCGGCCGAGTGCGGAGACCTGGGCCCGCCGCCTGCCCTCCAGGCCCCTGCCCCGGCCGGCGACTTCGCGGATGCCATCACGGAGCTGGAGGACGCCTTCTCACGGCAGGTGAAGTCGCTGGCCGAGTCCATTGACGACGCACTCAACTGCCGCAGCCTGCACGCCGAGGGGGCACCCGTGCCCGACGCGGGGCGGACCCGGGACGCCGAGCCCTCGCCGGCCCTGCACGGCGCCGAGCATCGCCAGCTGGACGAGATGACCGCCTCGTACAGCGACGTCACCCTGTACATCGACGAGGAGGAGCTGTCGCCACCCCTGCCCCCGAGGCAGGCGGGCCGCCGGCCGTCCAGCGCCGAGTCGGACCTGCGGCTGCGGCCTGGGGGTGCTGCCCAGGACTACTGGGCCCTGGCCCACAAGGACGACAAGGGGGACACGGACACCAGCTGCCGGAGCACGCCCTCGCTGGAGCCGCAGGAGCCGCGGCTGCGCGGGGAGCACCTCCCGCTGCTCACCATCGAGCCGCCCAGCGACAGCTCCGTGGACCTCAGCGACCGCTCGGACCGCAGCTCGCTGAAGAGGCAGAGCGCCTACGAGCGcggcctgggcgggccgcagggcagCCCCAAGCACGGCCCCCACGGGCCCCCCAGGGGCCTCCCCCGGGAGGAGCCGGAGCCGCGGGCCCGGGCGCCCAGGCCCCTGGACGGCCACCTGGCCATCAATGGCTCGGCCAACAGGCAGAGCAAGTCCGAGTCGGACTACTCGGATGGGGACAACGACAGCCTGAACAGCACGTCCAACTCCAACGACACCATCAACTGCAGCTCCGAGTCTTCGTCCCGCGACAGCCTGCGCGAGCAGACGCTCAGCAAGCAGACCTACCACAAGGAGACCCGCAACAGCTGGGACTCGCCCACCTTCAGCAACGACGTCATCCGCCGGCGGCACTACCGCATCGGCCTCAACCTCTTCAACAA GAAGCCCGAGAAGGGCGTCCAGTACCTCATCGAGCGCGGCTTCGTGCCCGACACGCCGGTGGGGGTGGCCCACTTCCTGCTGCAGCGCAAGGGCCTGAGCCGGCAGATGATCGGGGAGTTCCTGGGCAACCGGCAGAAGCAGTTCAACCGCGACGTGCTCga CTGCGTGGTGGACGAGATGGACTTCTCCGCCATGGAGCTGGACGAGGCCCTCCGGAAGTTCCAGGCGCACATCCGGGTCCAGGGGGAGGCCCAGAAGGTGGAGCGGCTGATCGAGGCCTTcag CCAGCGGTACTGCATCTGCAACCCCGGGGTGGTGCGGCAGTTCCGGAACCCAGACACCATCTTCATCCTGGCCTTCGCCATCATCCTGCTCAACACCGACATGTACAGCCCCAATGTCAAGCCCGAGCGCAAGATGAAGCTGGAGGACTTCGTCAAGAACCTCCGAG GCGTGGACGACGGGGAGGACATCCCCCGGGAGATGCTGATTGGGATCTACGAGCGGATCCGCAAGCGGGAGCTGAAGACCAACGAGGACCACGTGTCGCAGGTGCAGAAGGTGGAGAAGCTCATCGTGGGGAAGAAGCCG ATTGGATCCCTGCACCACGGACTCGGCTGT GTGCTGTCGCTGCCGCACCGGCGCCTGGTCTGCTACTGCCGGCTCTTCGAGGTTCCAGACCCAAACAAGCCCCAGAAGCTGGGGCTGCACCAGCGAGAAATCTTCCTGTTCAATGACCTCCTGGTG GTCACCAAGatcttccagaagaagaagaactcGGTGACGTACAGCTTCCGACAGTCCTTCTCCCTGTACGGCATGCAGGTCCTACTCTTCGAGAACCAGT ATTACCCCAACGGCATCCGGCTCACATCCGCCGTCCCCGGAGCAGACATCAAAGTGCTAATAAACTTTAACGCCCCCAATCCTCAAGACCGGAAGAAATTCACCGATGACCTGCGGGAGTCCATCGCGGAGGTGCAGGAGATGGAAAAGCACAGGATAGAGA CGGAGCTCGAGAAGCAGAAGGGCGTCGTGCGGCCCAGCATGTCCCAGTGCTCCAGCCTCAAGAAGGAGCCGGGCGGCGGGACCCTGAGCCGGGCCTGCCTGGACGACAGCTACGCCAGCGGCGAGGGCCTCAAGCGCAGCGCCCTCAGCAGCTCCCTGCGCGACCTCTCAGAAGCGG
- the IQSEC1 gene encoding IQ motif and SEC7 domain-containing protein 1 isoform X4, with translation MWCLHCHSERTQSLLELELDSGVEGEAPSSETGTSLDSPSAYRQGPSAPGSGLGPDHSELTPGGAYGLYAGPPGQQRTRRPKLQHSTSILRKQAEEEAIKRSRSLSESYELSSDLQDKQVEMLERKYGGRLVTRHAARTIQTAFRQYQMNKNFERLRSSMSENRMSRRIVLSNMRMQFSFEGPEKVRSSYFEGKQVSVTDKGAPLEALVPAECGDLGPPPALQAPAPAGDFADAITELEDAFSRQVKSLAESIDDALNCRSLHAEGAPVPDAGRTRDAEPSPALHGAEHRQLDEMTASYSDVTLYIDEEELSPPLPPRQAGRRPSSAESDLRLRPGGAAQDYWALAHKDDKGDTDTSCRSTPSLEPQEPRLRGEHLPLLTIEPPSDSSVDLSDRSDRSSLKRQSAYERGLGGPQGSPKHGPHGPPRGLPREEPEPRARAPRPLDGHLAINGSANRQSKSESDYSDGDNDSLNSTSNSNDTINCSSESSSRDSLREQTLSKQTYHKETRNSWDSPTFSNDVIRRRHYRIGLNLFNKKPEKGVQYLIERGFVPDTPVGVAHFLLQRKGLSRQMIGEFLGNRQKQFNRDVLDCVVDEMDFSAMELDEALRKFQAHIRVQGEAQKVERLIEAFSQRYCICNPGVVRQFRNPDTIFILAFAIILLNTDMYSPNVKPERKMKLEDFVKNLRGVDDGEDIPREMLIGIYERIRKRELKTNEDHVSQVQKVEKLIVGKKPIGSLHHGLGCVLSLPHRRLVCYCRLFEVPDPNKPQKLGLHQREIFLFNDLLVVTKIFQKKKNSVTYSFRQSFSLYGMQVLLFENQYYPNGIRLTSAVPGADIKVLINFNAPNPQDRKKFTDDLRESIAEVQEMEKHRIETELEKQKGVVRPSMSQCSSLKKEPGGGTLSRACLDDSYASGEGLKRSALSSSLRDLSEAGKRGRRSSAGSLESNVEFQPFEPLQPPVLYS, from the exons CGTCGAGGGCGAGGCCCCCAGCAGCGAGACTGGCACGTCGCTGGACAGCCCCTCCGCCTACCGCCAGGGCCCCTCGGCGCCCGGCTCCGGCCTGGGCCCCGACCACTCCGAGCTCACGCCAGGGGGCGCCTATGGGCTGTACGCGGGGCCGCCCGGCCAGCAGCGCACGCGGAGGCCCAAGCTGCAGCACTCGACCTCCATCCTGCGCAAGCAGGCCGAGGAGGAGGCTATCAAGCGCTCACGGTCCCTCTCCGAGAGCTATGAGCTCTCCTCCGACCTGCAGGACAAGCAG GTGGAGATGCTAGAACGGAAGTATGGGGGCCGCCTCGTGACCCGCCATGCGGCCCGCACCATCCAGACAGCCTTCCGCCAGTACCAGATGAACAAGAACTTCGAGCGGCTGCGCAGCTCCATGTCCGAGAACCGCATGTCGCGCCGCATCGTGCTGTCCAACATGAGGATGCAGTTCTCCTTCGAGGGGCCCGAGAAGGTGCGCAGCTCCTACTTCGAGGGCAAGCAGGTCTCAGTGACCGACAAGGGTGCCCCGCTGGAGGCCCTGGTGCCGGCCGAGTGCGGAGACCTGGGCCCGCCGCCTGCCCTCCAGGCCCCTGCCCCGGCCGGCGACTTCGCGGATGCCATCACGGAGCTGGAGGACGCCTTCTCACGGCAGGTGAAGTCGCTGGCCGAGTCCATTGACGACGCACTCAACTGCCGCAGCCTGCACGCCGAGGGGGCACCCGTGCCCGACGCGGGGCGGACCCGGGACGCCGAGCCCTCGCCGGCCCTGCACGGCGCCGAGCATCGCCAGCTGGACGAGATGACCGCCTCGTACAGCGACGTCACCCTGTACATCGACGAGGAGGAGCTGTCGCCACCCCTGCCCCCGAGGCAGGCGGGCCGCCGGCCGTCCAGCGCCGAGTCGGACCTGCGGCTGCGGCCTGGGGGTGCTGCCCAGGACTACTGGGCCCTGGCCCACAAGGACGACAAGGGGGACACGGACACCAGCTGCCGGAGCACGCCCTCGCTGGAGCCGCAGGAGCCGCGGCTGCGCGGGGAGCACCTCCCGCTGCTCACCATCGAGCCGCCCAGCGACAGCTCCGTGGACCTCAGCGACCGCTCGGACCGCAGCTCGCTGAAGAGGCAGAGCGCCTACGAGCGcggcctgggcgggccgcagggcagCCCCAAGCACGGCCCCCACGGGCCCCCCAGGGGCCTCCCCCGGGAGGAGCCGGAGCCGCGGGCCCGGGCGCCCAGGCCCCTGGACGGCCACCTGGCCATCAATGGCTCGGCCAACAGGCAGAGCAAGTCCGAGTCGGACTACTCGGATGGGGACAACGACAGCCTGAACAGCACGTCCAACTCCAACGACACCATCAACTGCAGCTCCGAGTCTTCGTCCCGCGACAGCCTGCGCGAGCAGACGCTCAGCAAGCAGACCTACCACAAGGAGACCCGCAACAGCTGGGACTCGCCCACCTTCAGCAACGACGTCATCCGCCGGCGGCACTACCGCATCGGCCTCAACCTCTTCAACAA GAAGCCCGAGAAGGGCGTCCAGTACCTCATCGAGCGCGGCTTCGTGCCCGACACGCCGGTGGGGGTGGCCCACTTCCTGCTGCAGCGCAAGGGCCTGAGCCGGCAGATGATCGGGGAGTTCCTGGGCAACCGGCAGAAGCAGTTCAACCGCGACGTGCTCga CTGCGTGGTGGACGAGATGGACTTCTCCGCCATGGAGCTGGACGAGGCCCTCCGGAAGTTCCAGGCGCACATCCGGGTCCAGGGGGAGGCCCAGAAGGTGGAGCGGCTGATCGAGGCCTTcag CCAGCGGTACTGCATCTGCAACCCCGGGGTGGTGCGGCAGTTCCGGAACCCAGACACCATCTTCATCCTGGCCTTCGCCATCATCCTGCTCAACACCGACATGTACAGCCCCAATGTCAAGCCCGAGCGCAAGATGAAGCTGGAGGACTTCGTCAAGAACCTCCGAG GCGTGGACGACGGGGAGGACATCCCCCGGGAGATGCTGATTGGGATCTACGAGCGGATCCGCAAGCGGGAGCTGAAGACCAACGAGGACCACGTGTCGCAGGTGCAGAAGGTGGAGAAGCTCATCGTGGGGAAGAAGCCG ATTGGATCCCTGCACCACGGACTCGGCTGT GTGCTGTCGCTGCCGCACCGGCGCCTGGTCTGCTACTGCCGGCTCTTCGAGGTTCCAGACCCAAACAAGCCCCAGAAGCTGGGGCTGCACCAGCGAGAAATCTTCCTGTTCAATGACCTCCTGGTG GTCACCAAGatcttccagaagaagaagaactcGGTGACGTACAGCTTCCGACAGTCCTTCTCCCTGTACGGCATGCAGGTCCTACTCTTCGAGAACCAGT ATTACCCCAACGGCATCCGGCTCACATCCGCCGTCCCCGGAGCAGACATCAAAGTGCTAATAAACTTTAACGCCCCCAATCCTCAAGACCGGAAGAAATTCACCGATGACCTGCGGGAGTCCATCGCGGAGGTGCAGGAGATGGAAAAGCACAGGATAGAGA CGGAGCTCGAGAAGCAGAAGGGCGTCGTGCGGCCCAGCATGTCCCAGTGCTCCAGCCTCAAGAAGGAGCCGGGCGGCGGGACCCTGAGCCGGGCCTGCCTGGACGACAGCTACGCCAGCGGCGAGGGCCTCAAGCGCAGCGCCCTCAGCAGCTCCCTGCGCGACCTCTCAGAAGCGG
- the IQSEC1 gene encoding IQ motif and SEC7 domain-containing protein 1 isoform X6 gives MLERKYGGRLVTRHAARTIQTAFRQYQMNKNFERLRSSMSENRMSRRIVLSNMRMQFSFEGPEKVRSSYFEGKQVSVTDKGAPLEALVPAECGDLGPPPALQAPAPAGDFADAITELEDAFSRQVKSLAESIDDALNCRSLHAEGAPVPDAGRTRDAEPSPALHGAEHRQLDEMTASYSDVTLYIDEEELSPPLPPRQAGRRPSSAESDLRLRPGGAAQDYWALAHKDDKGDTDTSCRSTPSLEPQEPRLRGEHLPLLTIEPPSDSSVDLSDRSDRSSLKRQSAYERGLGGPQGSPKHGPHGPPRGLPREEPEPRARAPRPLDGHLAINGSANRQSKSESDYSDGDNDSLNSTSNSNDTINCSSESSSRDSLREQTLSKQTYHKETRNSWDSPTFSNDVIRRRHYRIGLNLFNKKPEKGVQYLIERGFVPDTPVGVAHFLLQRKGLSRQMIGEFLGNRQKQFNRDVLDCVVDEMDFSAMELDEALRKFQAHIRVQGEAQKVERLIEAFSQRYCICNPGVVRQFRNPDTIFILAFAIILLNTDMYSPNVKPERKMKLEDFVKNLRGVDDGEDIPREMLIGIYERIRKRELKTNEDHVSQVQKVEKLIVGKKPIGSLHHGLGCVLSLPHRRLVCYCRLFEVPDPNKPQKLGLHQREIFLFNDLLVVTKIFQKKKNSVTYSFRQSFSLYGMQVLLFENQYYPNGIRLTSAVPGADIKVLINFNAPNPQDRKKFTDDLRESIAEVQEMEKHRIETELEKQKGVVRPSMSQCSSLKKEPGGGTLSRACLDDSYASGEGLKRSALSSSLRDLSEAGPSGPLPTRASPTPPASGITA, from the exons ATGCTAGAACGGAAGTATGGGGGCCGCCTCGTGACCCGCCATGCGGCCCGCACCATCCAGACAGCCTTCCGCCAGTACCAGATGAACAAGAACTTCGAGCGGCTGCGCAGCTCCATGTCCGAGAACCGCATGTCGCGCCGCATCGTGCTGTCCAACATGAGGATGCAGTTCTCCTTCGAGGGGCCCGAGAAGGTGCGCAGCTCCTACTTCGAGGGCAAGCAGGTCTCAGTGACCGACAAGGGTGCCCCGCTGGAGGCCCTGGTGCCGGCCGAGTGCGGAGACCTGGGCCCGCCGCCTGCCCTCCAGGCCCCTGCCCCGGCCGGCGACTTCGCGGATGCCATCACGGAGCTGGAGGACGCCTTCTCACGGCAGGTGAAGTCGCTGGCCGAGTCCATTGACGACGCACTCAACTGCCGCAGCCTGCACGCCGAGGGGGCACCCGTGCCCGACGCGGGGCGGACCCGGGACGCCGAGCCCTCGCCGGCCCTGCACGGCGCCGAGCATCGCCAGCTGGACGAGATGACCGCCTCGTACAGCGACGTCACCCTGTACATCGACGAGGAGGAGCTGTCGCCACCCCTGCCCCCGAGGCAGGCGGGCCGCCGGCCGTCCAGCGCCGAGTCGGACCTGCGGCTGCGGCCTGGGGGTGCTGCCCAGGACTACTGGGCCCTGGCCCACAAGGACGACAAGGGGGACACGGACACCAGCTGCCGGAGCACGCCCTCGCTGGAGCCGCAGGAGCCGCGGCTGCGCGGGGAGCACCTCCCGCTGCTCACCATCGAGCCGCCCAGCGACAGCTCCGTGGACCTCAGCGACCGCTCGGACCGCAGCTCGCTGAAGAGGCAGAGCGCCTACGAGCGcggcctgggcgggccgcagggcagCCCCAAGCACGGCCCCCACGGGCCCCCCAGGGGCCTCCCCCGGGAGGAGCCGGAGCCGCGGGCCCGGGCGCCCAGGCCCCTGGACGGCCACCTGGCCATCAATGGCTCGGCCAACAGGCAGAGCAAGTCCGAGTCGGACTACTCGGATGGGGACAACGACAGCCTGAACAGCACGTCCAACTCCAACGACACCATCAACTGCAGCTCCGAGTCTTCGTCCCGCGACAGCCTGCGCGAGCAGACGCTCAGCAAGCAGACCTACCACAAGGAGACCCGCAACAGCTGGGACTCGCCCACCTTCAGCAACGACGTCATCCGCCGGCGGCACTACCGCATCGGCCTCAACCTCTTCAACAA GAAGCCCGAGAAGGGCGTCCAGTACCTCATCGAGCGCGGCTTCGTGCCCGACACGCCGGTGGGGGTGGCCCACTTCCTGCTGCAGCGCAAGGGCCTGAGCCGGCAGATGATCGGGGAGTTCCTGGGCAACCGGCAGAAGCAGTTCAACCGCGACGTGCTCga CTGCGTGGTGGACGAGATGGACTTCTCCGCCATGGAGCTGGACGAGGCCCTCCGGAAGTTCCAGGCGCACATCCGGGTCCAGGGGGAGGCCCAGAAGGTGGAGCGGCTGATCGAGGCCTTcag CCAGCGGTACTGCATCTGCAACCCCGGGGTGGTGCGGCAGTTCCGGAACCCAGACACCATCTTCATCCTGGCCTTCGCCATCATCCTGCTCAACACCGACATGTACAGCCCCAATGTCAAGCCCGAGCGCAAGATGAAGCTGGAGGACTTCGTCAAGAACCTCCGAG GCGTGGACGACGGGGAGGACATCCCCCGGGAGATGCTGATTGGGATCTACGAGCGGATCCGCAAGCGGGAGCTGAAGACCAACGAGGACCACGTGTCGCAGGTGCAGAAGGTGGAGAAGCTCATCGTGGGGAAGAAGCCG ATTGGATCCCTGCACCACGGACTCGGCTGT GTGCTGTCGCTGCCGCACCGGCGCCTGGTCTGCTACTGCCGGCTCTTCGAGGTTCCAGACCCAAACAAGCCCCAGAAGCTGGGGCTGCACCAGCGAGAAATCTTCCTGTTCAATGACCTCCTGGTG GTCACCAAGatcttccagaagaagaagaactcGGTGACGTACAGCTTCCGACAGTCCTTCTCCCTGTACGGCATGCAGGTCCTACTCTTCGAGAACCAGT ATTACCCCAACGGCATCCGGCTCACATCCGCCGTCCCCGGAGCAGACATCAAAGTGCTAATAAACTTTAACGCCCCCAATCCTCAAGACCGGAAGAAATTCACCGATGACCTGCGGGAGTCCATCGCGGAGGTGCAGGAGATGGAAAAGCACAGGATAGAGA CGGAGCTCGAGAAGCAGAAGGGCGTCGTGCGGCCCAGCATGTCCCAGTGCTCCAGCCTCAAGAAGGAGCCGGGCGGCGGGACCCTGAGCCGGGCCTGCCTGGACGACAGCTACGCCAGCGGCGAGGGCCTCAAGCGCAGCGCCCTCAGCAGCTCCCTGCGCGACCTCTCAGAAGCGG GGCCCAGCGGacccctccccaccagggcctcgCCCACCCCACCGGCCTCAGGCATCACCGCTTGA
- the IQSEC1 gene encoding IQ motif and SEC7 domain-containing protein 1 isoform X7: MLERKYGGRLVTRHAARTIQTAFRQYQMNKNFERLRSSMSENRMSRRIVLSNMRMQFSFEGPEKVRSSYFEGKQVSVTDKGAPLEALVPAECGDLGPPPALQAPAPAGDFADAITELEDAFSRQVKSLAESIDDALNCRSLHAEGAPVPDAGRTRDAEPSPALHGAEHRQLDEMTASYSDVTLYIDEEELSPPLPPRQAGRRPSSAESDLRLRPGGAAQDYWALAHKDDKGDTDTSCRSTPSLEPQEPRLRGEHLPLLTIEPPSDSSVDLSDRSDRSSLKRQSAYERGLGGPQGSPKHGPHGPPRGLPREEPEPRARAPRPLDGHLAINGSANRQSKSESDYSDGDNDSLNSTSNSNDTINCSSESSSRDSLREQTLSKQTYHKETRNSWDSPTFSNDVIRRRHYRIGLNLFNKKPEKGVQYLIERGFVPDTPVGVAHFLLQRKGLSRQMIGEFLGNRQKQFNRDVLDCVVDEMDFSAMELDEALRKFQAHIRVQGEAQKVERLIEAFSQRYCICNPGVVRQFRNPDTIFILAFAIILLNTDMYSPNVKPERKMKLEDFVKNLRGVDDGEDIPREMLIGIYERIRKRELKTNEDHVSQVQKVEKLIVGKKPIGSLHHGLGCVLSLPHRRLVCYCRLFEVPDPNKPQKLGLHQREIFLFNDLLVVTKIFQKKKNSVTYSFRQSFSLYGMQVLLFENQYYPNGIRLTSAVPGADIKVLINFNAPNPQDRKKFTDDLRESIAEVQEMEKHRIETELEKQKGVVRPSMSQCSSLKKEPGGGTLSRACLDDSYASGEGLKRSALSSSLRDLSEAGVHH, from the exons ATGCTAGAACGGAAGTATGGGGGCCGCCTCGTGACCCGCCATGCGGCCCGCACCATCCAGACAGCCTTCCGCCAGTACCAGATGAACAAGAACTTCGAGCGGCTGCGCAGCTCCATGTCCGAGAACCGCATGTCGCGCCGCATCGTGCTGTCCAACATGAGGATGCAGTTCTCCTTCGAGGGGCCCGAGAAGGTGCGCAGCTCCTACTTCGAGGGCAAGCAGGTCTCAGTGACCGACAAGGGTGCCCCGCTGGAGGCCCTGGTGCCGGCCGAGTGCGGAGACCTGGGCCCGCCGCCTGCCCTCCAGGCCCCTGCCCCGGCCGGCGACTTCGCGGATGCCATCACGGAGCTGGAGGACGCCTTCTCACGGCAGGTGAAGTCGCTGGCCGAGTCCATTGACGACGCACTCAACTGCCGCAGCCTGCACGCCGAGGGGGCACCCGTGCCCGACGCGGGGCGGACCCGGGACGCCGAGCCCTCGCCGGCCCTGCACGGCGCCGAGCATCGCCAGCTGGACGAGATGACCGCCTCGTACAGCGACGTCACCCTGTACATCGACGAGGAGGAGCTGTCGCCACCCCTGCCCCCGAGGCAGGCGGGCCGCCGGCCGTCCAGCGCCGAGTCGGACCTGCGGCTGCGGCCTGGGGGTGCTGCCCAGGACTACTGGGCCCTGGCCCACAAGGACGACAAGGGGGACACGGACACCAGCTGCCGGAGCACGCCCTCGCTGGAGCCGCAGGAGCCGCGGCTGCGCGGGGAGCACCTCCCGCTGCTCACCATCGAGCCGCCCAGCGACAGCTCCGTGGACCTCAGCGACCGCTCGGACCGCAGCTCGCTGAAGAGGCAGAGCGCCTACGAGCGcggcctgggcgggccgcagggcagCCCCAAGCACGGCCCCCACGGGCCCCCCAGGGGCCTCCCCCGGGAGGAGCCGGAGCCGCGGGCCCGGGCGCCCAGGCCCCTGGACGGCCACCTGGCCATCAATGGCTCGGCCAACAGGCAGAGCAAGTCCGAGTCGGACTACTCGGATGGGGACAACGACAGCCTGAACAGCACGTCCAACTCCAACGACACCATCAACTGCAGCTCCGAGTCTTCGTCCCGCGACAGCCTGCGCGAGCAGACGCTCAGCAAGCAGACCTACCACAAGGAGACCCGCAACAGCTGGGACTCGCCCACCTTCAGCAACGACGTCATCCGCCGGCGGCACTACCGCATCGGCCTCAACCTCTTCAACAA GAAGCCCGAGAAGGGCGTCCAGTACCTCATCGAGCGCGGCTTCGTGCCCGACACGCCGGTGGGGGTGGCCCACTTCCTGCTGCAGCGCAAGGGCCTGAGCCGGCAGATGATCGGGGAGTTCCTGGGCAACCGGCAGAAGCAGTTCAACCGCGACGTGCTCga CTGCGTGGTGGACGAGATGGACTTCTCCGCCATGGAGCTGGACGAGGCCCTCCGGAAGTTCCAGGCGCACATCCGGGTCCAGGGGGAGGCCCAGAAGGTGGAGCGGCTGATCGAGGCCTTcag CCAGCGGTACTGCATCTGCAACCCCGGGGTGGTGCGGCAGTTCCGGAACCCAGACACCATCTTCATCCTGGCCTTCGCCATCATCCTGCTCAACACCGACATGTACAGCCCCAATGTCAAGCCCGAGCGCAAGATGAAGCTGGAGGACTTCGTCAAGAACCTCCGAG GCGTGGACGACGGGGAGGACATCCCCCGGGAGATGCTGATTGGGATCTACGAGCGGATCCGCAAGCGGGAGCTGAAGACCAACGAGGACCACGTGTCGCAGGTGCAGAAGGTGGAGAAGCTCATCGTGGGGAAGAAGCCG ATTGGATCCCTGCACCACGGACTCGGCTGT GTGCTGTCGCTGCCGCACCGGCGCCTGGTCTGCTACTGCCGGCTCTTCGAGGTTCCAGACCCAAACAAGCCCCAGAAGCTGGGGCTGCACCAGCGAGAAATCTTCCTGTTCAATGACCTCCTGGTG GTCACCAAGatcttccagaagaagaagaactcGGTGACGTACAGCTTCCGACAGTCCTTCTCCCTGTACGGCATGCAGGTCCTACTCTTCGAGAACCAGT ATTACCCCAACGGCATCCGGCTCACATCCGCCGTCCCCGGAGCAGACATCAAAGTGCTAATAAACTTTAACGCCCCCAATCCTCAAGACCGGAAGAAATTCACCGATGACCTGCGGGAGTCCATCGCGGAGGTGCAGGAGATGGAAAAGCACAGGATAGAGA CGGAGCTCGAGAAGCAGAAGGGCGTCGTGCGGCCCAGCATGTCCCAGTGCTCCAGCCTCAAGAAGGAGCCGGGCGGCGGGACCCTGAGCCGGGCCTGCCTGGACGACAGCTACGCCAGCGGCGAGGGCCTCAAGCGCAGCGCCCTCAGCAGCTCCCTGCGCGACCTCTCAGAAGCGG